One window from the genome of Erwinia sorbitola encodes:
- a CDS encoding two-partner secretion domain-containing protein — MTPHLRLLKSPIKKTKSVKPFFRVAPVCLMTWVALSYITPVQAKVIADVNQVLKPGVTLNSNNSTTVNINAAYTNGISHNKFTQFDVSKHGLVLNNSAETSKTNIGGIIAGNSNMANGPAGLIINEVTSNRGSLLNGMIEVAGKKASVIIANPSGINCDGCGFINTGRSTLTTGKVKLNNDDLSGINVSSGNISFSGKGMNDNSDYTSFLARAIIANAKIETKDLQVAVGTNNYVMTGNNRLFTGHWNTSSSPVDNTLYALDVSYLGSMYANKITLMANNPNVGIRNGGIISATSNLYMDVNGNIINSGHMEGASRVTTNAIALNNSGKISGGVVNLNTKTNLTNSGKISASSALKLTGNLINNNRSEITSDGDINITAGQNFYNNSGLTFTKNGTININSIKTFNDAGLISGNGVNIASNSLSNNKSKSYISPITNIMTTKSGGIIATNDINIESSLINIDGNIHSDSGNISVLTTGNVNNHNSQISGKNITINSINSNLSGARITADNNISLHAKTVSNYENTGTVINAGKNLSITSETGYTNYASLNAGNNLKITSTGNFTNLGSIIGNNDITITAQYIGNNKNITTDGDLTLSSQGIINNSRGATISSGGKTKLLAPTNFYNAGNILATQSVDIQSPKISNKGYISYW; from the coding sequence ATGACTCCACACCTCCGCCTTTTAAAATCCCCAATTAAAAAAACAAAATCAGTAAAACCATTTTTCCGTGTTGCACCAGTCTGTTTAATGACATGGGTGGCATTATCTTACATCACACCTGTACAGGCGAAGGTTATCGCTGATGTAAACCAGGTGCTAAAACCAGGCGTCACCCTCAACTCCAATAATTCCACCACGGTAAACATTAACGCCGCCTATACAAATGGAATTTCACATAATAAATTCACCCAATTCGACGTCAGCAAACATGGATTGGTGCTGAATAATAGCGCTGAAACTTCAAAGACCAACATCGGTGGAATTATTGCAGGCAACAGCAATATGGCAAATGGGCCAGCTGGACTGATTATTAATGAAGTAACCTCAAATCGTGGCAGCCTGTTAAATGGAATGATCGAGGTTGCCGGGAAAAAAGCAAGCGTAATTATTGCTAACCCCTCTGGTATTAACTGTGATGGCTGCGGATTTATTAATACCGGTCGTAGCACACTGACTACCGGCAAGGTGAAACTTAATAATGATGACCTTTCCGGAATCAATGTATCCTCTGGAAATATAAGTTTTTCCGGAAAAGGTATGAATGATAATTCTGACTATACCTCTTTCCTCGCCAGAGCAATAATAGCTAACGCGAAGATTGAAACAAAAGATCTTCAGGTGGCTGTTGGCACCAATAATTACGTCATGACGGGTAACAATAGATTATTCACCGGACACTGGAACACATCTTCATCACCGGTGGACAATACTCTCTATGCCTTGGATGTTTCATACTTAGGCAGTATGTATGCTAACAAAATCACTCTGATGGCTAACAACCCGAACGTGGGGATCAGAAACGGCGGAATTATTTCAGCAACATCGAATCTTTATATGGATGTTAATGGAAACATTATTAACTCCGGCCATATGGAAGGCGCAAGCAGGGTAACAACGAATGCTATTGCATTGAATAACAGTGGAAAAATCAGTGGTGGCGTAGTTAATCTTAATACTAAGACTAACCTGACTAATAGCGGAAAAATATCCGCATCATCTGCTCTAAAACTCACTGGAAACCTAATCAATAACAATCGCAGTGAGATTACATCAGATGGAGATATAAATATAACCGCAGGGCAAAACTTCTATAACAATAGCGGATTAACTTTCACTAAAAATGGCACGATCAATATTAATAGCATCAAAACCTTTAATGATGCAGGGTTGATTTCAGGCAATGGTGTGAACATTGCTTCAAACTCACTTTCTAATAACAAAAGTAAAAGTTATATATCACCAATAACTAACATCATGACTACTAAGAGCGGGGGAATTATAGCAACCAACGATATTAACATTGAATCTTCATTAATTAATATCGATGGAAACATACACTCAGATTCAGGAAATATTTCTGTACTTACTACAGGCAATGTGAATAACCATAACAGTCAAATTTCAGGGAAAAACATCACAATAAATAGCATTAATTCGAATCTATCTGGAGCAAGGATCACAGCAGATAATAATATTAGTTTGCATGCTAAAACTGTTAGCAACTATGAAAATACTGGCACCGTCATTAATGCAGGAAAAAACCTGTCTATTACATCAGAAACTGGTTATACCAATTATGCGTCATTAAATGCAGGTAATAACCTCAAAATCACCAGCACGGGTAATTTTACCAATCTGGGAAGCATTATTGGTAATAATGACATCACAATTACCGCACAATACATTGGTAACAATAAAAACATTACCACTGATGGAGATCTCACACTGAGTTCACAAGGCATTATTAATAATAGCAGAGGCGCAACTATAAGCAGCGGTGGTAAAACTAAGCTATTGGCACCCACTAATT
- the parC gene encoding DNA topoisomerase IV subunit A, with product MTDLTQDGAERLALHTFTENAYLNYSMYVIMDRALPYIGDGLKPVQRRIVYAMSELGLSNNAKFKKSARTVGDVLGKYHPHGDSACYEAMVLMAQPFSYRYPLVDGQGNWGAPDDPKSFAAMRYTESRLSKYAEVLLGELGQGTVDYVPNFDGTMQEPSMLPARLPNILLNGTTGIAVGMATDIPPHNLKEVAKAAIALIDNPKTTLDELLDIVQGPDYPTEAEIITPRNEIRKIYQSGRGSVRMRAVWKKEDGDVVITALPHQVSGARVLEQIAAQMRNKKLPMVEDLRDESNHENPTRLVIVPRTNRVDMEQVMNHLFATTDLERSYRINLNMIGLNNRPAVKNLLEILSEWLVFRRDTVRRRLNFRLEKVQKRLHILAGLLVAFLNIDDVIHIIRSEDEPKPVLMSRFDISEIQAEAILELKLRHLAKLEEMKIRGEQDELEKERAYLEGLLASERKMNTLLKKELQADSDAYGDPRRSPLRERDEAKAISENELVPSEPVTIVLSQSGWVRSAKGHDIDPAGLSYKAGDNYLAAARGKSNQPVVFIDSTGRSYALEPITLPSARGQGEPLTGKLTPPPGAAFEQVLMEDDDQKLLMASDAGYGFVCTFSDLVSRNRAGKALLTLPANAKVMTPMAIHSNDDLLLAITSAGRMLMFPVGDLPQLSKGKGNKIVSIPSAQAASGEDKLAWLLLLTPESDITLHVGKRKLTLKAADLQKFRAERGRRGTLLPRGLQRIDRVDVEGPARKASADNSEE from the coding sequence ATGACTGATCTGACGCAGGATGGTGCAGAGCGCCTTGCCCTGCATACCTTTACCGAGAATGCGTACCTTAACTACTCCATGTACGTCATCATGGATCGTGCGCTTCCTTATATTGGTGATGGCCTCAAGCCGGTTCAGCGCCGCATCGTGTATGCGATGTCAGAGCTGGGATTGAGCAACAACGCCAAGTTCAAAAAATCTGCCCGTACCGTCGGTGACGTGCTGGGTAAATACCATCCGCATGGCGATAGTGCCTGCTATGAAGCGATGGTGCTAATGGCGCAGCCTTTCTCCTATCGTTATCCGCTGGTCGATGGTCAGGGGAACTGGGGGGCACCGGACGATCCGAAATCCTTCGCCGCGATGCGTTATACCGAGTCACGTCTGTCGAAGTATGCCGAAGTGCTGCTGGGGGAACTCGGGCAGGGTACGGTAGACTATGTGCCAAACTTTGATGGCACCATGCAGGAGCCGTCGATGCTCCCGGCGCGTCTGCCGAACATCCTGCTGAATGGCACCACCGGTATTGCCGTCGGGATGGCAACGGATATCCCGCCGCACAACCTCAAAGAGGTGGCGAAAGCGGCCATCGCGCTGATCGATAATCCAAAAACGACCCTTGATGAACTGCTGGATATCGTTCAGGGGCCGGATTATCCAACCGAGGCGGAGATTATTACGCCACGCAACGAGATCCGTAAAATCTACCAGAGCGGCCGTGGCTCGGTGCGTATGCGTGCGGTATGGAAGAAAGAAGACGGCGACGTGGTGATTACGGCGTTGCCGCATCAGGTTTCCGGGGCGCGCGTGCTGGAGCAGATTGCAGCACAGATGCGTAACAAAAAGCTGCCGATGGTCGAAGACCTGCGCGATGAGTCCAACCATGAAAACCCAACGCGTCTGGTGATTGTGCCGCGTACTAATCGCGTGGATATGGAGCAGGTGATGAACCACCTGTTTGCCACCACCGATCTTGAGCGCAGCTACCGTATCAACCTGAATATGATCGGCCTGAATAACCGGCCGGCGGTAAAAAACCTGCTGGAAATCCTTAGCGAATGGCTGGTGTTCCGTCGTGATACGGTGCGTCGTCGTCTGAACTTCCGTCTGGAAAAAGTGCAGAAGCGCCTGCATATCCTCGCCGGTTTGCTGGTCGCATTTCTCAATATTGACGATGTGATCCATATCATTCGCAGTGAAGATGAACCGAAACCGGTATTAATGTCGCGTTTCGACATCTCTGAAATTCAGGCTGAAGCCATCCTTGAACTGAAACTCCGCCATCTCGCCAAGCTGGAAGAGATGAAGATTCGCGGTGAGCAGGATGAGCTGGAAAAAGAGCGCGCCTATCTGGAAGGTCTTCTGGCGTCAGAACGCAAAATGAATACCTTACTGAAAAAAGAGTTGCAGGCTGACAGCGATGCCTACGGCGATCCGCGTCGATCGCCGCTGCGTGAGCGCGATGAAGCTAAGGCTATCAGCGAAAATGAGCTGGTGCCGTCCGAGCCGGTCACTATCGTACTGTCACAAAGCGGCTGGGTGCGCAGCGCTAAAGGGCATGATATTGATCCTGCGGGTCTTAGTTATAAAGCCGGGGACAACTATCTTGCTGCCGCACGCGGTAAAAGCAACCAGCCGGTGGTGTTTATTGACTCCACCGGGCGCAGCTATGCGCTGGAACCGATCACGCTGCCATCGGCTCGTGGCCAGGGTGAGCCGCTGACAGGTAAGCTGACGCCACCGCCAGGTGCTGCGTTTGAACAGGTGTTGATGGAAGATGACGATCAGAAACTGCTGATGGCCTCGGATGCGGGATACGGTTTCGTCTGTACCTTCAGTGATTTGGTATCGCGCAACCGTGCCGGGAAAGCGCTGCTGACCCTGCCTGCTAATGCCAAAGTGATGACGCCGATGGCGATCCACAGCAATGACGATCTGCTGCTGGCGATAACCAGCGCAGGGCGTATGCTGATGTTCCCGGTGGGCGATCTGCCGCAGCTGTCGAAAGGCAAAGGCAATAAGATCGTCTCCATTCCATCCGCTCAGGCGGCCTCGGGTGAAGATAAGCTTGCCTGGCTGCTGTTGCTGACGCCAGAGAGCGATATTACGCTACACGTTGGTAAGCGTAAGCTGACCCTGAAAGCGGCTGACCTACAGAAGTTCCGCGCTGAACGAGGCCGCCGGGGCACCCTGTTGCCGCGTGGCCTGCAGCGTATTGATCGGGTAGATGTTGAAGGCCCGGCGCGTAAAGCGTCAGCGGATAACAGCGAGGAGTAA
- a CDS encoding 1-acylglycerol-3-phosphate O-acyltransferase — protein MLSILRIFIVVIYSILLCVFGCIYCLFSPRDPRHVATFGHLFGRLAPVFGLKVELRKPEGAENYPNAIYICNHQNNYDMITAAKMVQPTTVTVGKRSLLWVPFFGLLYWLTGNLLIDRNNRAKAHGTIGELVDQFKRKKISFWMFPEGTRSRGRGLLPFKTGAFHAAVAAGVPIIPVVVSNTHGKIKLNRLKNGLAIVEMLPPVDTQAFAEQSVRKLATHCRELMSAKLDELNAEVAAREASGKL, from the coding sequence ATGCTCTCAATTTTACGTATCTTCATCGTGGTGATCTATTCGATACTGCTGTGTGTGTTTGGCTGCATCTACTGTCTGTTCAGCCCAAGAGATCCGCGCCACGTCGCTACTTTTGGTCATCTTTTTGGCCGTCTGGCACCGGTATTTGGCCTCAAGGTTGAGCTGCGCAAGCCTGAAGGGGCGGAAAACTACCCCAACGCGATCTATATCTGCAATCACCAGAACAACTACGACATGATTACGGCAGCAAAAATGGTTCAGCCAACGACGGTCACCGTCGGAAAGCGTAGCCTGCTGTGGGTGCCATTTTTTGGCCTGCTCTACTGGCTGACAGGCAACCTGCTGATTGATCGTAATAACCGCGCCAAAGCGCACGGTACCATTGGTGAACTGGTGGATCAGTTTAAACGTAAAAAGATCTCCTTTTGGATGTTCCCCGAAGGAACGCGTAGCCGTGGGCGTGGGCTGCTGCCGTTTAAAACGGGCGCTTTTCACGCGGCTGTTGCTGCGGGGGTGCCGATTATCCCTGTGGTGGTTTCCAATACTCACGGTAAAATTAAGTTGAACCGACTGAAAAATGGCCTGGCAATTGTTGAAATGCTGCCGCCTGTCGATACTCAGGCTTTTGCCGAGCAGTCGGTACGTAAGCTGGCGACCCATTGTCGTGAGCTGATGTCAGCGAAGCTGGATGAGTTAAATGCCGAAGTCGCCGCACGGGAAGCGTCCGGTAAGCTATAA
- the ftsP gene encoding cell division protein FtsP — translation MSFSRRQFIQASGIALCAAAIPSRARAAGAGQGNPLPVPPLIESRRGQPLFLTLQRSHWAFNGSNKVPVWGLNGLYLGPTVRVWSGDDVKLIYSNRLSEPVSMTVSGLQVPGVLMGGAARMMSPGVDWAPVVPIRQAAATCWYHANTPNRMAPHVYNGLAGMWLVEDEVSKSLPIPNHYGVDDFPLIIQDKRLDNFGAPEYDPPGSGGFIGDTLLVNGVQNPYLEVSRGWVRLRLLNASNARRYQLRMSDSRPFNVISSDQGFLPAPVAVDQLSLAPGERREILVDMSQGDEVSITAGEAAGIVDRLRGFFEPSSILTSTLILSLRPTGLLPLVTDNLPMRLLADQMIEGAVSRTREFRLGDSMPGINGALWDMTRIDVQAQQGSFERWIIHADTPQSFHIQGVMFLIKSVNGAQPMAEDRGWKDTVWVDGDVELFVSFTQPSSEHFPFTYYSQTLEMADRGTAGQMVVAPSVQIG, via the coding sequence ATGTCCTTCAGTCGTCGTCAGTTTATTCAAGCCTCAGGGATTGCCCTCTGTGCTGCCGCTATTCCTTCCCGTGCCCGCGCAGCGGGAGCAGGGCAGGGTAATCCTCTGCCTGTTCCACCGCTGATTGAGTCACGTCGCGGGCAGCCCCTGTTCCTGACTCTGCAACGCAGTCACTGGGCGTTTAACGGCAGCAATAAGGTGCCGGTGTGGGGGCTAAATGGCCTCTATCTTGGCCCGACGGTGCGCGTCTGGAGCGGTGATGACGTCAAGCTGATCTACAGCAACCGCCTGAGTGAGCCGGTCTCCATGACGGTAAGCGGCTTACAGGTACCAGGCGTGCTGATGGGGGGAGCGGCCCGCATGATGTCCCCTGGCGTTGACTGGGCGCCCGTTGTGCCTATTCGTCAGGCAGCGGCGACCTGCTGGTATCATGCTAACACTCCCAATCGCATGGCTCCCCATGTCTATAACGGCCTGGCGGGGATGTGGCTGGTTGAGGATGAAGTTAGTAAGTCCTTACCTATCCCTAACCACTACGGCGTGGATGATTTCCCGCTGATTATTCAGGATAAGCGTCTGGATAATTTTGGCGCGCCGGAATATGACCCGCCTGGCAGCGGTGGATTTATCGGTGACACGCTGCTGGTGAATGGCGTTCAGAATCCGTACCTTGAGGTTTCCCGTGGGTGGGTGCGCCTGCGCCTGCTGAATGCATCAAACGCGCGCCGTTATCAGCTGCGGATGAGCGATAGTCGTCCGTTTAATGTTATCTCCAGCGATCAGGGTTTTCTGCCTGCCCCGGTGGCGGTGGATCAGCTGTCGCTGGCTCCGGGCGAACGACGTGAAATCCTCGTGGATATGTCTCAGGGGGATGAAGTATCGATTACTGCCGGAGAGGCCGCAGGGATTGTTGATCGTCTGCGTGGTTTCTTTGAGCCATCTTCAATTCTGACCTCTACTTTAATTCTCTCCCTGCGTCCAACAGGGCTGCTGCCGTTAGTGACCGATAACTTACCGATGCGACTTTTGGCGGATCAGATGATTGAGGGGGCCGTCAGCCGCACCCGTGAGTTCCGCCTTGGGGATTCGATGCCGGGGATTAACGGCGCGCTGTGGGATATGACGCGGATAGACGTTCAGGCGCAGCAGGGCAGCTTTGAGCGTTGGATCATTCATGCCGATACGCCGCAGTCGTTCCATATTCAGGGGGTCATGTTCCTGATTAAGAGCGTTAATGGCGCGCAGCCGATGGCGGAAGATCGTGGCTGGAAAGATACCGTTTGGGTGGATGGTGACGTCGAGCTGTTTGTCTCCTTTACCCAGCCATCGTCTGAGCATTTCCCATTTACCTATTACAGTCAGACGCTGGAAATGGCGGATCGTGGCACGGCGGGGCAGATGGTAGTGGCGCCTTCAGTTCAGATTGGATAG
- the dkgA gene encoding 2,5-didehydrogluconate reductase DkgA, translated as MADQPIIKLHDGNMMPQLGLGVWQASIDEARAAAVKALSVGYRSIDTAAIYKNEEGIGQALQETDVARDDIFVTTKLWNDDQLNAAQALETSLKKLQVESVDLYLMHWPCPAKNNFVAAWKAMIELQKQGLTKSIGVCNFNEPHLKRLLDETGVSPVVNQVELHPLLQQRTLHAWNALHQIQTESWSPLAQGGKGVFDQDVIKKLAKKYDKTPAQIVIRWHLDSGLVVIPKSVTPSRIEENFKVFDFRLEKPEISDIATLDQGHRLGPNPDELN; from the coding sequence ATGGCAGATCAACCAATTATTAAACTGCACGATGGCAATATGATGCCGCAGCTCGGGCTGGGTGTCTGGCAGGCCAGCATTGATGAGGCACGCGCCGCCGCCGTTAAGGCACTTTCTGTTGGTTATCGCTCCATTGATACCGCCGCTATTTATAAAAATGAGGAAGGTATCGGCCAGGCGTTACAGGAAACCGATGTGGCGCGTGACGATATCTTTGTCACCACTAAACTGTGGAATGACGATCAGCTTAATGCAGCACAGGCGCTGGAAACCAGTCTGAAAAAATTACAGGTTGAGAGCGTTGATCTCTATCTGATGCACTGGCCCTGCCCGGCTAAAAACAATTTCGTTGCGGCCTGGAAGGCGATGATTGAACTGCAAAAGCAGGGGCTGACCAAAAGCATTGGGGTATGTAATTTTAACGAACCGCATCTGAAACGCCTGCTGGATGAGACCGGTGTCAGCCCGGTGGTCAACCAGGTGGAGCTGCACCCGCTGCTGCAACAGCGCACCCTTCATGCATGGAATGCCCTGCATCAGATCCAGACCGAATCCTGGAGCCCGCTGGCGCAAGGGGGGAAAGGCGTATTCGATCAGGATGTGATTAAAAAACTGGCGAAAAAGTATGATAAAACCCCGGCGCAGATTGTGATTCGCTGGCATCTGGACAGCGGCCTGGTGGTGATCCCGAAATCAGTGACGCCGTCGCGGATTGAGGAGAACTTCAAGGTGTTTGATTTCCGTCTGGAGAAGCCGGAAATTAGTGATATTGCGACGCTGGATCAGGGCCATCGGCTGGGGCCGAACCCGGATGAGCTAAATTAG
- the yqhD gene encoding alcohol dehydrogenase: MNNFVLHTPTRILFGKGQIAHLAAEIPADSKVLITFGGGSVKKNGVMDQVYSALQGFDVQEFGGIEPNPSFETLMKAVEVVKSENITFLLAVGGGSVLDGTKFIAAAAFYPQDPWHILQTGGAEIEQALPVGSVLTLPATGSESNRSAVITRRATHDKQAFRSNHVFPRFAVLDPVYTYSLPPHQIANGVVDAFIHTIEQYLTYPVDARVQDRFAEGLLLTLIEEGPKALADPENYDVRANVMWSATMALNGLIGAGVPQDWATHMLGHELTALHGLDHAQTLAIVLPSLMNIKRDTKREKLLQYAARIWGLHDGSDDQRIDGAIAATRSFFEQMGVPTRFSDYQLDGSSIPQLLSKLEEKGLTALGERQDITLEVSRQIYLDAR, from the coding sequence ATGAATAATTTCGTACTGCATACGCCAACACGCATTCTGTTTGGCAAGGGTCAGATTGCCCACTTAGCCGCTGAGATCCCTGCCGACAGCAAAGTGCTGATCACCTTTGGCGGCGGCAGTGTGAAGAAAAACGGTGTTATGGATCAGGTTTACAGCGCGCTGCAAGGCTTCGACGTGCAGGAGTTTGGCGGAATTGAACCGAACCCAAGCTTTGAAACCCTGATGAAGGCCGTGGAGGTGGTGAAAAGTGAAAACATTACTTTCCTGCTGGCGGTCGGCGGCGGTTCAGTGCTGGATGGCACCAAGTTTATTGCTGCTGCGGCTTTCTATCCGCAGGATCCATGGCATATCCTGCAAACCGGCGGGGCGGAGATCGAGCAGGCGCTGCCTGTCGGCTCTGTGCTCACCCTCCCGGCCACCGGTTCAGAATCTAACCGCAGCGCGGTAATTACCCGCCGCGCCACCCACGATAAGCAGGCTTTCCGCAGTAATCACGTGTTCCCGCGCTTTGCAGTGCTGGATCCGGTCTATACCTATAGTCTGCCACCACACCAGATTGCTAACGGCGTAGTCGATGCCTTTATTCATACTATTGAGCAGTACCTGACTTACCCGGTCGATGCCCGGGTGCAGGATCGTTTTGCCGAGGGTCTGCTGCTAACGTTGATCGAAGAGGGCCCGAAAGCGCTGGCTGATCCGGAGAACTATGATGTGCGCGCCAATGTGATGTGGAGCGCCACCATGGCGCTTAACGGCCTGATTGGCGCAGGGGTACCGCAGGACTGGGCAACCCATATGCTCGGCCACGAACTCACCGCGCTGCACGGGCTGGATCATGCACAAACGCTGGCGATTGTGCTGCCTTCGCTGATGAATATAAAGCGCGATACCAAGCGTGAGAAGCTGTTGCAATACGCTGCGCGTATCTGGGGCCTGCATGATGGCAGCGATGATCAGCGCATCGACGGTGCCATTGCCGCCACGCGTAGTTTCTTCGAACAGATGGGCGTACCAACCCGCTTTAGCGATTACCAGCTCGACGGATCTTCCATCCCTCAGCTGCTGAGTAAGCTGGAAGAAAAAGGGCTGACCGCTCTGGGTGAGCGCCAGGACATTACTCTTGAGGTCAGCCGTCAGATTTATCTGGATGCCCGCTAA
- a CDS encoding AraC family transcriptional regulator — translation MDRQAICARLAQQVIGLVTNEKAELAPVPGISLIYADRYWSRQPVMYQPAIVILFQGQKTGYLGNSVFQYDATKYLMLTVPLPFECETFATPEKPLAGISLRVDALKLQDLLIDIGDDDGFHPEPQTRGIHSALLTGEMLCATERLLDVMSHPRDARVLGPQIVREILYHVLQGPCGGALLALVSRQTQFSQIARALRRIEHHFTDNLSVDLLAAEANMSVSAFHHNFKAVTSTSPLQYLKSYRLHQARMMMLQEGMKASVAAMKVGYESPSQFSREFKRYFGVTPGEEMTRMRQVG, via the coding sequence ATGGATCGACAGGCAATCTGCGCCCGACTGGCGCAACAGGTCATCGGCCTGGTGACAAACGAGAAAGCAGAGCTGGCGCCGGTGCCGGGGATCAGCCTGATCTACGCTGACCGCTACTGGTCGCGCCAGCCGGTGATGTATCAGCCCGCTATCGTGATCCTGTTCCAGGGCCAGAAAACCGGCTACCTCGGTAACAGCGTATTCCAGTATGACGCCACCAAATATCTGATGCTTACCGTCCCGCTGCCGTTTGAGTGTGAAACGTTTGCCACGCCGGAAAAGCCGCTGGCGGGGATTTCCCTGCGCGTGGATGCCCTTAAACTTCAGGATCTGCTGATTGATATTGGTGATGATGATGGTTTCCACCCGGAACCACAGACCCGTGGCATTCACTCTGCGCTGTTGACCGGGGAGATGCTGTGCGCCACCGAACGGCTGCTGGACGTGATGAGCCATCCGCGTGATGCCCGCGTGCTGGGGCCGCAGATTGTGCGCGAAATTCTCTATCACGTATTACAGGGGCCATGCGGAGGTGCGCTGCTGGCGCTGGTCAGCCGCCAGACGCAATTCAGCCAGATTGCCCGCGCGCTGCGCCGTATAGAACACCATTTCACCGATAATCTCAGCGTTGACCTGCTGGCGGCGGAAGCCAATATGAGCGTTTCTGCCTTTCATCATAACTTTAAAGCGGTTACCAGCACTTCCCCGTTGCAGTACCTGAAAAGCTATCGTCTGCATCAGGCGCGTATGATGATGTTGCAGGAAGGGATGAAGGCCAGCGTGGCTGCAATGAAAGTCGGTTATGAGAGTCCGTCGCAGTTTTCCCGCGAATTTAAACGCTATTTTGGCGTGACGCCGGGAGAAGAGATGACCCGAATGCGCCAGGTGGGGTAG
- a CDS encoding diaminobutyrate--2-oxoglutarate transaminase has protein sequence MMTDKVRIDTLDAKSFDGNNEAYLARQAEFESNVRSYPRKLPFAIAKAQGVWITDVENNQYLDCLAGAGTLALGHNHPDVLQSIQNVITSGLPLHTLDLTTPLKDQFSEYLLSLLPEQGKEYCLQFTGPSGADAVEAALKLAKKYTGRAGVISFSGGYHGMTHGALSVTGNLSPKEAVDGMMPEVQFMPYPHLYRCPLGIGGDAGVKALTYYFENLINDVESGVRKPAAVILEAVQGEGGVNPAPIEWLQRIRKVTEEHGILLIIDEVQAGFARTGKFFAFEHAGIQPDIIVMSKAVGGGLPLAVLGIKKKFDAWSPGHHTGTFRGNQLAMATGLTTLKILKDNNVAAKVAEQGEWLKGQLAELQKRYPVIGHVRGLGLMIGIEIVKPQEAQDQMGCYPADGDLSALIQKKCFENGLILERGGRNGCVLRLLPSLLISNQELGVFLDKFELALLSSGVKPV, from the coding sequence ATGATGACGGATAAAGTCCGTATTGATACTTTAGATGCTAAATCTTTTGATGGTAACAATGAGGCCTATTTAGCCAGACAGGCTGAGTTTGAATCTAATGTAAGGAGCTATCCACGTAAATTGCCGTTTGCAATTGCGAAAGCTCAGGGTGTTTGGATCACTGACGTTGAAAATAATCAATATCTTGACTGCCTTGCTGGCGCGGGAACGCTGGCTCTTGGACATAACCATCCGGACGTTTTACAGAGCATCCAGAATGTCATTACCAGCGGCTTGCCGTTACATACTCTTGATCTGACCACGCCGTTAAAAGATCAGTTCTCAGAATACCTGCTCTCATTACTGCCAGAACAGGGTAAAGAGTACTGCCTGCAATTCACCGGCCCTTCCGGTGCGGATGCCGTTGAAGCTGCGCTGAAACTGGCGAAGAAATACACCGGCCGCGCTGGCGTAATCAGCTTCTCCGGCGGCTACCACGGTATGACCCACGGTGCACTCTCGGTGACCGGTAACCTGTCACCGAAAGAAGCCGTCGACGGCATGATGCCGGAAGTGCAGTTTATGCCTTACCCGCACCTGTACCGCTGCCCGCTGGGCATTGGCGGTGATGCTGGCGTTAAAGCATTAACTTACTACTTCGAAAACCTGATCAATGACGTTGAGAGCGGCGTACGCAAACCTGCGGCGGTGATTCTGGAAGCGGTTCAGGGAGAAGGCGGCGTTAACCCGGCACCGATCGAGTGGCTGCAACGCATTCGTAAAGTGACCGAAGAGCACGGCATTCTGCTGATCATCGATGAAGTTCAGGCTGGCTTTGCCCGTACCGGCAAATTCTTCGCCTTCGAGCACGCTGGCATTCAGCCAGATATTATCGTGATGTCAAAAGCAGTCGGCGGCGGTCTGCCACTGGCAGTGCTGGGCATTAAGAAGAAATTTGATGCCTGGTCCCCTGGCCACCATACCGGCACTTTCCGTGGCAACCAGCTGGCGATGGCTACCGGCCTGACCACGCTGAAGATTCTGAAAGACAACAACGTTGCCGCTAAAGTCGCGGAGCAGGGCGAGTGGCTGAAAGGTCAGCTGGCTGAACTGCAAAAACGTTACCCGGTGATTGGTCACGTTCGCGGCCTGGGCCTGATGATCGGTATCGAGATTGTTAAGCCGCAGGAAGCGCAGGATCAGATGGGCTGCTACCCGGCTGATGGCGATCTGTCGGCTCTGATCCAGAAAAAATGCTTCGAAAATGGTCTGATCCTGGAGCGCGGTGGTCGTAACGGTTGTGTACTGCGTCTGCTGCCATCCCTGTTGATCTCCAATCAGGAACTGGGTGTTTTCCTGGATAAATTTGAACTTGCGCTGCTCTCTTCTGGCGTAAAACCTGTCTGA